In Chryseobacterium scophthalmum, the genomic stretch TAATATTTTAGCTTCCTGAATCAATCGATCAGCAATAAATTCTGTGGTTGTCTTTCCGGTTTTTTCCTTTAAATTTTTATTTAAATAATTCACATGGATCGACAATCGATCTGCAAAATCTTTAGCTACTTTCAATTGAATTCGCTGACTGGAAGACTCAATCGGAAACTGTCTTTCCAACAATTCGATAAACAAAGAAACCACTCTCACTGCTGCATTATGCGAATTTCCAACTTTTTCTGCGGGTTGTAGCTTTTGTCCGTAATGAATCAGTTCTGAAACATAATTTCGGATCAAATCATATTTAAATTCATAGTCAGAATCTATTTCTTTTTTGATTTTTCCAAACAACAAATCAATTTCATCAGCCAGCTCGTCATCAATCTCAAAAACAGGAATACTACCCGGTTGAAATAATGGCAAATCTTCAAGAATATTTTTCGAAGAATTTTTAGTAAAAAAATCAACCGTAAAAACACAGAAATTACCAGACTGATTCTCGTCTTCAGGTACGTAATGATAAGGAACTTTCGGGGTTGCAAAAAGCAAAGCATTCTTTTTTATTGAGATTACTTTATCTGCATATTCTGCCCTGTTTTTCCCTCTGATTAAACTTATTTTATAATATTTTCTCCTGTTATAAGGCATTTCAGAAGTCTTTTTGATATTGGCGATGGTCTGCGCAATATCAAATACATTAAAATGACCAATATCTTTGTGAAGACCTTTCGGAAAGATACTTTCCATATCTTTTCCCAATCCTTTAGTCATTTCAAGATAAAAATCTTCCAGAGAAGCATGAGCTAGTTTTTCCATAATGCGGAATTTGTATAATTCAAATATAAGAAGAACTTATAATTCTACAGACATTCTCCTGCATTTATAGATTCCCATTTTCCGTCTTTAAACTCTTTACAATAGCTTAATGCTCCGCTTTTTGTTTCTTCATAAACACAGAAAAGATTTGGATTTTTATCGCTTTTGGTAATTTTAATAATCTTATTCTTAATTACGTCAGTAACAGAAAGGTAATCGGTCTTTTTCTTCTTGTCTTCAGAAACAAATATCGTTCTGATATACGGATCAACCTGATGAAAATAATTACAGTCGCTGTTATAAAAATTGATTGTGTAATACAGCTTTTTATAATTTCTTTCTGAAAAAGGAACCGGAAGAGCACGCTGATAAAGTTCTGAAAATTTATTTTTCTCAGATTTATACAAAGGATTCATATCATCAAGATCATTTAATCCATCGCCATCCGAATCTTTATTATTTGGATTTAAGCCAAAACTACGCTCAAAAATATCATTATACCCATCCTTATCGGTATCTTTTATTAAATCTTCTAATTCTATTTTAAACAACTTTCCGTCTTCAATTGCCGAAGAATAATGTTTCTTGATTTTTTCAGCAAAACTTCCCTCCATTTGCAGAAATCCATCCTGAATAATAGGCTTTTCCTGAATAATATTAATGTAATACTGATTAAAACTTAGACCCAGAAAATACGCATAAGGAATACGGTTTTGAATTTTCAGCAGCCAATAACCTGCATCATTTTTTGCCAAAGAATACAAAGTATCCCCAACTTCCTGTTTTGCAAAGCATATAAACTGACGTTCAAATTTATAATCAAAAATGCCGAAATCTTTATTGTATTTTTGAATTTCAGAAGCCTGTATCCTAAAGTCATGTTCATAAATACTATCTTCTTTAAATGTTCTAAAGTTTTTTAAATCAACAATTTGAAGATATTCAGGTTTGTGAGCAAGAATGCCTGTAACAGTTTGTGGTATTTTCTCTTCAGGATTCAGTGTTTCAGATCTATCATTAAAACAATTGGTCTGTTCTTCATTTTTAGAACATGAAAAAACGAACAGTAAAAAGACTAGATATTTCAAGATTATTAATTTTCTCTAAAAATAGTAAAAAAACGCTCCCAAATTCATGGAAGCGTATTTTAAAATACTATATAACTAACTTTTAATATTTTTAAACATTAAATCTGAAGTGCATTACATCACCGTCCTGAACGATGTATTCTTTACCTTCTACAGAAAGCTTTCCAGCTTCTTTTACTTTTGCTTCAGAGCCATACGTTACATAATCATTGTATCTGATTACTTCCGCACGGATAAAACCTTTTTCGAAATCTGTGTGAATTACTCCTGCAGCTTGAGGAGCAGTCCAACCTTGTCCGATTGTCCAAGCTCTTACTTCTTTTACACCTGCTGTAAAATACGTCTGAAGCTTTAATAAATCGTAAGCTTTTCTGATCAAACGGTTTACTCCAGGTTCTGTAAGACCTAATTCTTCCAAGAAAATTTCTCTTTCTTCGAAAGTTTCAAGTTCATTGATATCAGCTTCGATCTGAGCTGCCAAAACTACTGTTTCAGCACCTTCGCTTTTCGCCATTTCATCAATTTTTGCGATCCACTCGTTTCCGTTTTTAATTGAATTTTCATCTACATTACAAACGTAAAGAACCGGTTTATTGGTCAAAAGCTGAACTTCACCAATGATTGATTTTGCAAAATCATCCATCGCAAATTCTCTTGCATTTCTACCGTCTTCAAGATGTTTCTGAAGATTTTGAAGTGTCTCGTATGTCAATAGATCTTCTTTCTTACCAGATTTAATAAACTTCTTTGCTTTGTCAACAGCTTTACCCACTGTTTCCATATCTTTTAACTGAAGCTCGATATCGATAATTTCTTTATCTCTCAAAGGATCTACAGAACCTTCAACGTGGATAATATTTCCGTTATCAAAACATCTTAAAACATGAATAATCGCTTCACACTCACGAATGTTTGCCAAGAATTGGTTTCCTAAACCTTCTCCTTTACTCGCTCCTTTTACAAGACCAGCAATATCTACGATCTCTACAACAGCAGGCAAAACTCTTTCAGGGTTTACCAGTTTTTCAAGCTCAAATAATCTCTGATCCGGTACAGAAACCGTTCCTAAGTTCGGCTCGATAGTACAGAAAGGATAATTGGCAGACTGTGCTTTAGCATTGCTTAAGCAGTTAAAAAGAGTTGATTTACCTACATTCGGTAAGCCTACGATTCCACATTTCATAACGTTAGATTCAAAGTTTAAGGTTTAAAGTGCAGGTGATATTACCTTTCACTTTCAGCGTGCAAATATAGTGATTTTACGGTGAAATTCATAATAAAAAATCCGCCAATAATTTGACGGATCTTCAGAAATATTTTTTTTTGCTATTTGCATTTATGGATTATTCCCTGTTGCTTCCTGAGCCAGCGGAACATCATTTGGAGCAGATGCCATTGCGCTGTCTAAGTTGAATAATGATTCGTCTGTAGCTCTATCGCCACCGGCAATTTTTAATTTATCTATTAAATTGGAAGCTAAAGTTTCTTCTTCGATCTGTTCCTGAACAAACCATTGCATAAAGTTCCATGTTGCCCAGTCTTTTTCTTCCAAAGCCAAATCTACAAGCCTGTAAATAGAGGTTGTATTGTCTACTTCATGTTTAAAAACACCATCGAAACAAGCCGATAAAGTTTCCGGATCTGCAGGCGGAGCCGGAATTGCATCCACTTTTGGTTTTCCCCCTCTGTTTAAAACGTACTCCATAAATTTTATGGAATGATTTCTCTCCTCCTGCGAATGACGGTATAAAAAATTGGCAATTCCCTGATAACCTTTGTCATCTGCCCAAATTCCGTACGATAAAAATGTGTGTGAAGCGTGAATTTCTTTATTCATCTGGTCACTCAATGCTTTTTCCAGCGCAGGTGAAAGTCTGTTGGTATTCATAATTGTATATTTTAGTGTGATTATAATTATAAATACAAAAATGATTCCGTGGAAAGTCCCTTTCTTTATTTTTGACAAAGACAACAACACAATCAACTACAAATCAATTGATTAAAAATATAATTTGGATTTAATCTAAAATAAAAAGCCAAAACCTATCGGAATTGACTTTCAATTTATTGTAATAATAAAGACTTATAATTTTAAAAAATCAAATTATTTCTTCGTCAGTTTTGCCAGATAAGAATCTTCATCCTGAATAACTTTTTCTATTTTAAAACCGTTATTTTCAGCAGCATTTTTTAAGGTATTAAAATCAAGATACAGCCATTTGATAGGATCTTCAGACTCCCCTTTGTAATGAACAATATAATCCAATTCACCATAATATCCTTCTGCAGGAATGTAAACTCCACCGTCTTCATCCGCATCGAACATATACAGAATATCGGTGCTGTCAATTAAAATTTGTCCGTTTTTATTTAATAAAGAATGAAGCTTTTTAAGATAAATATCAATTACTTTCAAGCTTTGAAAAATTCCGGTTCCATTCATTAACAAAAGAATCGTGTCAAAAGTTTCTCCCGAAAACTCAAGCATATTCTGAGCAACCGCCTTTTGAATTCCCCTTGATTGACAAACCTCAATTGATTTTGGCGAAATATCTAAAGCAGTAATCTCTAAATTTCTTTCATTTTGAAGATACAACGAATGTGAACCTGCTCCAGCTCCGATATCTAAAACTTTTCCGTCAGCTAGTTTTAAAGCTTTCTTTTCAATTTTATTCATCCCTTCAAAATCTCTGAAAAGATAGTCTACCGGAAGTTCATCGAGTTCGGAAATTGAAGTTTCAGTCTGCAAATCCTCAGGATTTTCATTGTGAAAATAATCCCAGATTGCACGTCCCATTAAGTCTTTCATAGTGGTAATTATGGATGCAAAGATAAGATTTAGTAATATCAATTTAAAGCTATATTTAGATTTAAACTAATTATTCGTTATTTTAGTAATAAGTCAATTGTGATGACTCCAACCCTCTTAAAGCATCAGGATTGTTTTGTGGGATAATAAGGGGAAATTTTCTATCCGAAGATATTAGTTGAGTCTAGATAATTAAGGTTTTTCATAACTCTTGAATTATTCACATTGTAATTGAGAAATAAAATAACTAACATTTATTGTCAAAGTACTGTGTACATTAGTATTTATGTCCGATTTTGTTATTTTTTAACAAATAATTGTTTAAGATTTAATAGGTTAAATATCAAGCTATTAAACACCAATTACTTATTAATGTTTAATAGTTTATTACGCAATAGTGTTATTTTTATCACATAAATACTTGTAAATCAATGGTGAAGGGAGTTCTATGCAAATGTGGAAAACTTTCAAGGTTAAAACTTAGGTAATTAGTCTTTACCTATAGTAACTACACAATCCATTTTGTAACTTTACATAAGTTTTAAGGAACATAAAAAAGCTAGACGGTCGAGGTCTAGCAATTTTTTAGCTTAAACTAGAACAAATATTAATTTAAATTTGAAATCTATGAAATGGAAATTTAAAAATAAACATTTCGATTTTGAATTTTCAATCAGCGCCGAATTTGTTGCAATTTTGCTGAGAGGGATTCATTTTTTTTAACATTCAGAACACCGGAAGGTGGTTTTTTTGTTCCGTTTTGTTGTATCAAAATTACAATTTATTTTTATAATTACAATTTATTTTTGAATTAACAGGCATAGTTGTATTACTGTTTCCTGTAATATCAACAACCATAGTACTTCAGGAGTATGTTAATTTTTTCTATCAGAATCATCAGGTTTGATTAAATAATAGCTTCTCCTGTTTGTCAAGTACTGTTTATATATAGTTTCTTGAATTTAAGCTTCACAATCTTTATTAGCATTAAAAGTCCAATATTAATTCGAATAAGTTCCACTCGCAAAAGCACTGTCTATAAACACCCAAAATCAGTTTTTAATCTCACATTATTTTTCTTGCAAAAATTTGAGACTATTGAATTTTCATTTCAATTTTTTAGAAAATACGTATTAAAGC encodes the following:
- a CDS encoding helix-turn-helix domain-containing protein, with amino-acid sequence MEKLAHASLEDFYLEMTKGLGKDMESIFPKGLHKDIGHFNVFDIAQTIANIKKTSEMPYNRRKYYKISLIRGKNRAEYADKVISIKKNALLFATPKVPYHYVPEDENQSGNFCVFTVDFFTKNSSKNILEDLPLFQPGSIPVFEIDDELADEIDLLFGKIKKEIDSDYEFKYDLIRNYVSELIHYGQKLQPAEKVGNSHNAAVRVVSLFIELLERQFPIESSSQRIQLKVAKDFADRLSIHVNYLNKNLKEKTGKTTTEFIADRLIQEAKILLKQTSWNISEISYALGFEEVAHFSNFFKRKTSFAPMEFRA
- the ychF gene encoding redox-regulated ATPase YchF — encoded protein: MKCGIVGLPNVGKSTLFNCLSNAKAQSANYPFCTIEPNLGTVSVPDQRLFELEKLVNPERVLPAVVEIVDIAGLVKGASKGEGLGNQFLANIRECEAIIHVLRCFDNGNIIHVEGSVDPLRDKEIIDIELQLKDMETVGKAVDKAKKFIKSGKKEDLLTYETLQNLQKHLEDGRNAREFAMDDFAKSIIGEVQLLTNKPVLYVCNVDENSIKNGNEWIAKIDEMAKSEGAETVVLAAQIEADINELETFEEREIFLEELGLTEPGVNRLIRKAYDLLKLQTYFTAGVKEVRAWTIGQGWTAPQAAGVIHTDFEKGFIRAEVIRYNDYVTYGSEAKVKEAGKLSVEGKEYIVQDGDVMHFRFNV
- a CDS encoding ferritin, yielding MNTNRLSPALEKALSDQMNKEIHASHTFLSYGIWADDKGYQGIANFLYRHSQEERNHSIKFMEYVLNRGGKPKVDAIPAPPADPETLSACFDGVFKHEVDNTTSIYRLVDLALEEKDWATWNFMQWFVQEQIEEETLASNLIDKLKIAGGDRATDESLFNLDSAMASAPNDVPLAQEATGNNP
- a CDS encoding class I SAM-dependent methyltransferase; amino-acid sequence: MKDLMGRAIWDYFHNENPEDLQTETSISELDELPVDYLFRDFEGMNKIEKKALKLADGKVLDIGAGAGSHSLYLQNERNLEITALDISPKSIEVCQSRGIQKAVAQNMLEFSGETFDTILLLMNGTGIFQSLKVIDIYLKKLHSLLNKNGQILIDSTDILYMFDADEDGGVYIPAEGYYGELDYIVHYKGESEDPIKWLYLDFNTLKNAAENNGFKIEKVIQDEDSYLAKLTKK